Proteins encoded by one window of Orbaceae bacterium BiB:
- a CDS encoding PTS galactitol transporter subunit IIC, which produces MFEQIMQYILDLGPSVMLPIVIIIFSLILRMKVGDAFKAGIHIGIGFVGIGLVIGLLISSVGPAAQAMAERFDISLNVVDVGWPGTAPITWASQIALVAIPIAIVTNIVMLVLKLTKVVNVDIWNIWHMTFTGAIVHIATGSYWLGIMGVIVHAIVSYKLGDWFSKDTRDYFGLEGIAIPHGTSAYCAPISVFIDSVINKIPGLKNISFKADDLQKRFGAFGEPVVVGFFMGVLLGLLAGYDVKGILQLSIQTAAVMLLMPRVIKPIMDGLTPISRQARKHLQAKFGGQEFLIGLDPALLLGQSTVVTASLLFIPISIFIAIILPGNQILPFGDLATIGFFVAMGVAVHQGNLFRVIISGSVIMAMTLWIATQMIPLTTDLAINAGAITVGSGDLLGSMDQGGAPLTYILTQLTTLQQPIGFAIIGIFYVFCLFLTWRRARNFSRMEQAQSQEQQS; this is translated from the coding sequence ATGTTTGAACAAATAATGCAGTATATTTTGGATCTTGGCCCATCTGTCATGCTTCCTATTGTCATTATCATTTTTTCACTGATACTACGAATGAAAGTGGGCGATGCCTTTAAAGCAGGGATACATATCGGTATTGGTTTTGTCGGTATCGGTTTGGTGATTGGTTTATTGATTAGCTCCGTTGGTCCTGCAGCACAGGCGATGGCTGAACGTTTTGATATTAGCTTAAACGTTGTTGATGTTGGCTGGCCTGGTACAGCGCCAATTACTTGGGCTTCACAAATTGCACTCGTCGCTATTCCTATCGCAATTGTAACGAATATTGTCATGCTAGTCCTTAAACTCACTAAAGTAGTCAATGTCGATATCTGGAATATTTGGCATATGACGTTTACTGGCGCGATTGTCCACATTGCAACAGGCTCCTATTGGTTAGGAATTATGGGGGTTATTGTTCATGCTATCGTCTCTTATAAACTCGGTGATTGGTTCTCTAAAGATACCCGTGACTATTTTGGCTTAGAAGGTATTGCCATTCCTCATGGAACATCTGCTTATTGCGCGCCAATTTCAGTATTTATTGATAGTGTGATTAATAAAATACCGGGGTTAAAAAATATTAGTTTTAAAGCAGATGATTTACAAAAACGTTTTGGAGCTTTTGGTGAACCTGTTGTTGTTGGCTTCTTTATGGGGGTCCTACTTGGTCTACTCGCAGGATATGACGTTAAAGGAATCTTACAACTTTCAATTCAAACCGCAGCGGTAATGTTACTTATGCCACGAGTTATTAAACCAATTATGGATGGTTTGACTCCTATTTCCCGTCAAGCTCGTAAACATCTACAAGCTAAATTTGGCGGTCAAGAATTTTTAATTGGTTTAGATCCAGCTTTATTACTTGGACAATCGACTGTTGTAACAGCAAGTCTACTATTTATTCCTATCTCAATCTTTATTGCTATCATTTTACCTGGCAACCAAATTCTACCGTTTGGTGATTTGGCTACTATCGGTTTCTTTGTGGCTATGGGCGTTGCCGTTCATCAAGGTAATTTATTCCGCGTCATCATTTCGGGGTCGGTTATCATGGCAATGACACTGTGGATTGCAACCCAAATGATTCCATTAACGACAGATTTAGCGATTAATGCAGGTGCAATCACGGTAGGAAGTGGCGATCTACTCGGTTCAATGGATCAGGGTGGAGCACCATTAACCTATATTTTGACTCAATTAACAACACTGCAACAACCGATTGGTTTTGCCATTATTGGTATATTCTATGTGTTCTGTTTATTCTTAACTTGGCGACGAGCACGTAATTTTAGCCGAATGGAACAAGCTCAATCACAAGAACAACAATCTTAA